From a single Marinobacter sp. SS13-12 genomic region:
- a CDS encoding protein phosphatase 2C domain-containing protein has protein sequence MIPRVAGLSDVGAVRATNQDAIDWRVSDDNRQVLLVVADGMGGYQGGEIASRIAVDTVMEALGGYLMPGKASDSDTPPDAMQASINLANERIQERRAGDVDLAKMGTTLVITWMIDGEAHIAHLGDSRCYLVHEGKLRCLTRDDTVVQNMLEDGSIQPDDVPHVPFRNVLTRALGASSSLASFGKVALRPGDSLLLCSDGLTGALPEADWLPILSGQGSVEDKVRALVNTSLDNEAADNVSVVLLTID, from the coding sequence ATGATTCCCCGGGTAGCCGGTCTCAGTGACGTCGGGGCTGTGCGCGCAACCAATCAGGACGCCATTGACTGGCGGGTCAGTGATGATAACCGGCAGGTGTTATTGGTCGTTGCTGATGGCATGGGGGGCTATCAGGGCGGAGAAATTGCCAGCCGGATTGCGGTAGATACGGTCATGGAGGCGCTGGGAGGGTACCTGATGCCCGGAAAGGCGAGCGATTCAGACACGCCCCCGGACGCCATGCAGGCGTCCATCAACCTTGCCAATGAGCGCATTCAGGAGCGCAGGGCAGGGGACGTGGACCTTGCTAAAATGGGCACGACCCTGGTGATCACCTGGATGATCGATGGTGAAGCTCACATTGCACACCTCGGAGATTCCCGCTGTTATCTTGTTCACGAGGGTAAACTGCGGTGTCTGACCCGGGACGATACCGTGGTTCAGAACATGCTGGAAGATGGCAGTATCCAGCCGGACGATGTGCCCCATGTACCCTTTCGAAACGTGCTGACCCGCGCTCTCGGCGCGTCATCTTCACTCGCCAGTTTCGGGAAGGTAGCGCTGCGTCCGGGCGATAGTCTGCTGCTGTGCTCCGATGGCCTCACCGGTGCCCTGCCGGAGGCTGACTGGTTACCCATACTGTCAGGCCAGGGATCTGTGGAAGACAAGGTCCGGGCGCTGGTCAATACAAGCCTGGACAATGAAGCAGCGGATAACGTGTCCGTTGTTCTTTTGACAATCGATTAG
- a CDS encoding FHA domain-containing protein — protein MASLSQLVDSVVVTTFELDQPEIRVGRGGDNDIRIDEISVSGHHAVIEAVPNAYLEDTVDYYITDSNSTNGTFVNDIRISGRQRLNSNDLVRIGWNEFRFVDEDENAMEKTAYILD, from the coding sequence ATGGCGTCACTTTCACAACTGGTGGATAGCGTCGTGGTAACCACGTTTGAACTGGACCAGCCCGAGATTCGTGTCGGCAGGGGTGGAGACAACGATATCCGCATCGATGAAATTTCTGTCAGCGGTCATCATGCGGTCATTGAGGCGGTACCCAACGCCTATCTGGAAGACACGGTGGATTACTACATTACCGACAGCAACAGCACGAATGGCACGTTTGTGAACGACATCCGCATCAGCGGACGCCAGCGCCTGAACAGCAATGACCTGGTGCGGATTGGCTGGAATGAATTCCGGTTTGTGGACGAAGACGAGAATGCGATGGAAAAGACCGCCTACATTCTGGACTAG
- a CDS encoding glutamine amidotransferase yields the protein MPRVVILKTGNTYPALREAFGDFDSWFAARLAPELNTHVVDVTVDDLPGQPEDWDGIVITGSPAMVSDREPWSEQTGHWLAGAVRAEIPVLGVCYGHQLLAHALGGEVGFHPRGRETGTHPVELLDTALDDPLFKGLPRRFPAQLTHRQSVLRLPDNAVLLGRNEFEAHQAFRVGPCAWGVQFHPEFSSDVMRAYLEVQAPDLVKEGLDAEALLAEVTSAPEASSLLDRFSQIVMNR from the coding sequence TTGCCAAGGGTCGTCATACTGAAAACCGGCAACACCTACCCTGCTCTACGCGAGGCATTCGGGGATTTTGACAGCTGGTTTGCAGCCCGGCTGGCGCCGGAACTCAACACCCATGTTGTGGATGTAACGGTAGACGACCTCCCGGGGCAACCGGAAGACTGGGACGGCATCGTCATCACCGGCTCTCCGGCCATGGTCAGCGACCGTGAACCATGGAGCGAACAGACCGGCCACTGGCTTGCCGGCGCGGTCAGGGCCGAAATTCCGGTTCTGGGCGTTTGCTACGGCCATCAGTTGCTGGCCCACGCTCTGGGCGGCGAGGTGGGCTTTCATCCCCGGGGCAGGGAAACCGGCACCCATCCGGTGGAGCTGCTCGATACGGCCCTGGACGATCCCCTGTTCAAGGGGCTCCCCCGCCGGTTCCCGGCGCAGCTGACTCACCGACAATCCGTTCTGCGGCTGCCGGACAACGCTGTTCTGCTGGGCCGCAATGAGTTCGAGGCCCACCAGGCGTTCCGGGTGGGACCCTGCGCATGGGGTGTTCAGTTCCATCCGGAATTTTCATCGGATGTCATGCGGGCTTATCTCGAGGTACAGGCACCTGACCTTGTGAAGGAAGGGCTTGATGCGGAAGCCCTGCTGGCAGAAGTGACCAGCGCGCCGGAAGCCTCCTCCCTGCTGGATCGCTTTTCACAGATAGTCATGAACCGATAA
- a CDS encoding YebC/PmpR family DNA-binding transcriptional regulator produces the protein MGRAYQNRKDSMAKTAAAKTKVYSKYGREIYVCAKSGGPDPDSNLTLRGLIDRAKKDQVPAHVIEKAIEKAQGGTGEDFSAARYEGFGPGNCMAIVDCLTDNPNRTFGDVRLAFTKTKCKIGTQGSVSHMFDHCAIFGFRGDDEEAALEALMMADVDVTDIEHEDGMITVFAPHTEYAKARQALQDAFEGLEFEVDEIQFLPQTTTTIEGDDIELFEKFMDMLNDLDDVQNVYHNAVIADQQEQ, from the coding sequence ATGGGCAGAGCCTATCAGAACCGCAAAGACTCCATGGCCAAAACGGCCGCCGCCAAAACCAAGGTTTACAGCAAATACGGTCGTGAAATCTACGTGTGCGCCAAATCCGGCGGCCCGGATCCGGACAGTAACCTGACCCTGCGCGGCCTGATCGACCGCGCCAAGAAAGACCAGGTGCCGGCACACGTTATCGAGAAGGCCATCGAGAAAGCCCAGGGGGGAACCGGTGAAGACTTCTCTGCTGCCCGCTATGAGGGCTTCGGGCCGGGTAACTGCATGGCCATTGTGGATTGCCTGACGGACAACCCCAACCGCACCTTCGGTGACGTTCGCCTGGCCTTTACCAAAACCAAGTGCAAAATCGGCACCCAGGGCAGTGTCAGCCACATGTTCGACCACTGCGCTATATTCGGGTTCCGCGGCGACGATGAAGAGGCCGCACTGGAAGCACTGATGATGGCCGACGTGGATGTCACCGACATTGAGCATGAAGACGGCATGATTACCGTGTTTGCTCCCCACACAGAATACGCCAAGGCCCGCCAGGCATTGCAGGACGCGTTCGAGGGCCTGGAATTCGAGGTAGACGAGATTCAGTTCCTGCCGCAGACTACCACAACCATTGAAGGCGACGACATCGAGCTGTTCGAAAAATTCATGGACATGCTGAACGATCTGGATGATGTGCAGAACGTCTACCATAACGCCGTGATTGCTGACCAACAGGAGCAGTAA
- a CDS encoding sel1 repeat family protein, translating into MTRRYATNRIAMAVSCLMLLSPAVQGDESDQQMGVAREMVRVLEAYAVYKMGQYDLAFERYQALAEAGSHQGMYNLANMYAAGLGVEQSHARAFEWYLRAAEAGNKLSMSEVARAYAEGIGTEADPVQADYWQAMASDS; encoded by the coding sequence ATGACACGCCGATACGCTACCAACCGGATAGCCATGGCCGTGAGTTGTCTGATGTTGCTTTCGCCAGCGGTGCAGGGCGATGAGTCGGACCAGCAAATGGGCGTCGCCCGCGAGATGGTCAGGGTGCTTGAAGCCTATGCCGTTTACAAAATGGGCCAGTATGATCTGGCTTTCGAGCGTTACCAGGCGCTTGCCGAGGCGGGTAGCCATCAGGGGATGTACAACCTGGCAAACATGTACGCTGCTGGCCTTGGTGTGGAACAGAGTCACGCCAGAGCCTTTGAGTGGTATCTGAGAGCGGCCGAAGCCGGCAATAAACTGAGCATGTCCGAAGTCGCAAGAGCTTATGCCGAAGGTATCGGTACCGAGGCAGACCCTGTTCAGGCTGACTACTGGCAAGCCATGGCTTCGGACTCATAA
- a CDS encoding MBL fold metallo-hydrolase — protein MAAEPIVLFDNGQHKCLMFDSLVTGEGVQSNQFLIVDGKHEALIDPGGDLTYTPLSVAASRYMNIREMDYVFASHQDPDIIGAIDRWIVHTRAKIVTSRLWARFLPHLVSGYVTGQLSGSVYDRIVSVPDGGINVPFGASYIQCLPAHFMHSVGNLQFYDPVSRILFSGDLGASMGGEDDHKPVTDFDRHIPNMIGFHRRYIASRKVCELWANMVRQMEVSAIVPQHGKRFEGPAMVDQFLNWVSSVDCGIDLVSQENYQRPVDYLSA, from the coding sequence ATGGCAGCGGAACCCATCGTTCTGTTTGATAACGGGCAACACAAGTGCCTGATGTTCGATTCACTGGTAACCGGCGAGGGCGTACAGTCCAACCAGTTCCTGATTGTTGATGGCAAGCATGAGGCCCTGATTGATCCGGGCGGAGATCTGACCTATACCCCGCTGTCTGTTGCGGCATCGCGATACATGAATATCCGCGAAATGGACTACGTGTTTGCCTCCCACCAGGACCCGGATATCATCGGCGCCATCGACCGCTGGATTGTGCACACCCGCGCCAAAATCGTCACCTCCCGCCTCTGGGCCCGTTTCCTGCCGCACCTGGTATCCGGCTATGTAACCGGGCAACTCAGCGGAAGCGTTTACGACCGCATTGTAAGCGTGCCGGACGGCGGCATTAACGTGCCTTTCGGGGCATCCTATATCCAGTGCCTGCCCGCCCACTTCATGCACTCGGTGGGTAACCTGCAGTTCTATGATCCGGTATCCAGAATCCTGTTTTCGGGGGACCTGGGAGCGTCCATGGGTGGTGAGGATGACCACAAGCCGGTCACAGACTTCGACAGGCACATACCCAACATGATCGGTTTCCACCGGCGCTACATTGCATCAAGGAAGGTGTGTGAGCTGTGGGCCAATATGGTTCGGCAGATGGAGGTCAGCGCCATCGTGCCGCAGCACGGTAAGCGCTTTGAGGGCCCGGCCATGGTGGATCAGTTTCTGAACTGGGTATCCAGCGTTGACTGCGGGATTGATCTGGTGAGCCAGGAAAATTACCAGCGGCCAGTCGACTACCTTTCAGCGTAG
- a CDS encoding SRPBCC family protein: protein MATYTIEIDETFEVPRDRVFALFADHERFGKLLGAPVKRIRDSDQADPNGVGSIRKIGIGPIGLKETVITFEPGSLIEYTITSMSPIRNHLGRIRFEDAANGRTRVQYTISFEDIVPHTGKLVSSALDQAIRKGIRRVPRLA, encoded by the coding sequence ATGGCTACCTACACGATTGAAATTGATGAAACCTTTGAGGTTCCGCGAGACCGGGTGTTCGCCCTGTTTGCCGACCACGAACGTTTTGGCAAATTGCTGGGTGCCCCGGTAAAACGAATTCGCGATAGCGACCAGGCCGATCCCAATGGCGTCGGGTCTATCCGCAAAATCGGAATTGGCCCCATCGGTCTCAAGGAAACCGTGATTACCTTTGAGCCGGGCTCGCTGATCGAGTACACCATTACCAGCATGAGCCCTATCCGCAACCATCTGGGCAGAATCCGCTTCGAGGATGCCGCTAACGGCAGGACTCGTGTCCAGTACACCATATCCTTCGAAGACATCGTGCCCCACACCGGCAAACTGGTGAGCTCCGCACTGGACCAGGCCATACGCAAGGGTATTCGGCGCGTTCCCAGGCTTGCCTGA
- a CDS encoding zinc-binding dehydrogenase, translated as MIPKTMKAMLLTGHGGIEKLEYTEDVPTPEPGAGEVLVRVTATAKNNTDRKAREGLYPTKEKGEVTSFQMGGSATLTFPRIQGADVVGHVVAVGEGVDETRIGQRGLLDFNLYADDRRDINLTPDYYGHGADGGFAEYIAVPSDQFHHIENTELADAELASMGMCSYQTALHMLTSARVKAGEHILVTGASGGVGTALIQLCRIIGAIPYALSQQDKAEALLKLGAAAVLDRSDMANFTDKVRAVTGGRPIDAVMDLAGGEMTDQFIDTMIFDMNSRDDYPRLSIAGASAGNVSEIMWTRIYLYQVQVFGVSHGTREEAEQLVAWIRSGQLKPVLHAAFKLSELHEAERYFVNRNSNYLGKIVIVPDAQWAEHGSPFALEKK; from the coding sequence ATGATCCCCAAGACCATGAAAGCGATGCTGCTCACCGGCCACGGTGGCATTGAAAAACTGGAATACACCGAAGACGTACCTACCCCCGAACCCGGCGCGGGGGAAGTGCTCGTCCGGGTAACCGCTACTGCCAAGAACAACACCGACCGCAAAGCCCGGGAAGGGCTTTACCCCACCAAGGAAAAGGGCGAAGTCACCTCTTTCCAGATGGGTGGCTCAGCGACACTGACGTTCCCCAGAATCCAGGGGGCGGACGTCGTAGGCCATGTGGTCGCCGTGGGTGAGGGAGTGGACGAGACAAGGATAGGCCAGCGTGGCCTGCTGGATTTCAACCTGTACGCCGATGACCGCCGGGATATCAACCTCACCCCGGATTACTACGGCCACGGCGCCGATGGCGGTTTCGCCGAATACATTGCGGTGCCGTCGGACCAGTTCCATCATATCGAGAATACCGAGCTGGCCGATGCCGAACTGGCATCCATGGGCATGTGTTCCTATCAGACAGCCCTGCACATGCTCACCTCGGCCAGGGTGAAGGCGGGCGAACATATACTCGTCACGGGTGCCAGCGGCGGTGTCGGCACCGCCCTGATCCAGCTTTGCCGCATCATCGGTGCCATTCCCTATGCACTGAGCCAGCAGGACAAGGCAGAGGCACTGCTGAAACTGGGGGCAGCTGCAGTACTGGATCGCTCGGATATGGCCAACTTCACCGACAAGGTTCGTGCCGTGACCGGCGGCCGGCCTATCGATGCAGTGATGGACCTGGCCGGCGGCGAGATGACGGACCAGTTCATCGACACCATGATCTTCGACATGAACAGCCGCGACGACTACCCCCGTCTCAGCATTGCCGGCGCCAGCGCGGGCAATGTCAGCGAAATCATGTGGACCCGGATCTACCTCTACCAGGTACAGGTTTTCGGGGTGTCACACGGCACCCGTGAAGAAGCCGAACAACTGGTGGCGTGGATCCGCAGCGGCCAGTTAAAGCCGGTGCTGCACGCTGCCTTCAAGCTTTCAGAGCTGCACGAAGCCGAACGCTATTTCGTCAACCGTAACAGTAACTACCTTGGCAAAATCGTAATTGTTCCGGACGCCCAGTGGGCCGAACACGGCTCCCCTTTTGCCCTGGAGAAAAAATGA
- a CDS encoding proline racemase family protein, with product MHPELNLQLMDTHAGGDVSRIVTGGIMQLPGATVRAQMEYLRDEADGLRRLLLEEPYGIPEMSVDLLVPPTDPEAAAGYIIMEVMGYPIYSGSNTICTATAVLEAGIVPKREGWQSFVLEAPAGLVHIDALVRDGVVEAITCGGLPSYIHTYRASIHVPSIGDVTYSVAYSGGFYALVDAASLGFSLHLNEERKLAECAYHITEAIQAERGFSHYTLGDVGPLPFLHFMGPLEQLSDHFYRSRSATYVHPGVICRSTTGTGTSARLALMNYEGLIKPGDRLETVSLRETGFIGKFTGVRQEGDHEVVENTITGKSYVLSRADIIVNCDDPMVDCGGLTHILTSAHPE from the coding sequence ATGCACCCTGAGCTTAACCTGCAACTGATGGATACCCACGCCGGCGGCGATGTGAGCCGGATTGTGACGGGCGGTATTATGCAGCTTCCGGGAGCTACGGTACGTGCCCAGATGGAATACCTGCGGGACGAGGCAGACGGCTTGCGACGGCTTTTACTTGAGGAACCCTATGGTATTCCCGAAATGTCCGTGGACCTGCTGGTGCCACCGACTGACCCGGAGGCGGCGGCCGGCTATATCATCATGGAGGTTATGGGGTACCCGATCTATTCCGGTTCAAACACCATATGTACCGCCACGGCGGTACTTGAAGCGGGGATCGTGCCGAAGCGGGAGGGTTGGCAAAGCTTCGTGCTTGAAGCCCCGGCGGGCCTGGTTCATATAGACGCCCTTGTACGTGACGGTGTCGTGGAGGCCATTACCTGTGGGGGGCTGCCCAGTTATATTCATACCTACCGGGCCAGCATCCATGTTCCTTCAATCGGTGATGTGACCTACAGCGTGGCCTATAGTGGCGGCTTTTATGCTCTCGTGGATGCGGCAAGCCTGGGGTTCTCCCTGCACCTGAATGAAGAGCGGAAGCTCGCCGAATGCGCCTACCATATTACTGAAGCGATTCAGGCGGAACGAGGTTTCTCCCACTATACGCTGGGCGATGTGGGGCCGCTGCCCTTCCTCCATTTCATGGGGCCGCTGGAGCAGCTGTCTGATCACTTCTATCGCTCCCGGTCAGCCACCTACGTGCATCCAGGCGTGATCTGCCGCAGTACAACGGGCACCGGTACCTCGGCACGGCTTGCGCTGATGAACTACGAGGGCTTGATCAAGCCGGGGGACCGCCTGGAAACGGTTTCCCTTCGGGAAACCGGGTTCATCGGCAAGTTTACCGGTGTGCGTCAGGAAGGGGATCACGAGGTGGTGGAAAATACCATCACCGGCAAGAGCTATGTGCTGAGCCGGGCCGACATCATCGTGAACTGTGACGACCCAATGGTGGACTGCGGGGGGCTCACACACATTCTGACCAGTGCCCATCCGGAATGA
- a CDS encoding sigma 54-interacting transcriptional regulator, which produces MPVTDTETTISAADAPSGNWVNHLPEPALLVDASLDTVLAVNTAMAKLLGSSRGALLGQPCTALFRDQRPQLIAFTEETLFRGTAWSRDFTLQHRNGRIIELEISAARAGDAVDQQLLFLLRDRQLLRTLRERHEVNHYHRGGLLEWRRVAELFKDMERENQLILHAVGEGIYGVDAEGRTTFVNPAAERMLGWRADELMGRVIHRVVHHSHEDGSLFPLKDCPIYAAFRDGSIRRVGEDWFWRKDGSGFPVEYTSTPIIDNGHPVGAVVVFRDISPRLQAQKELHQALEEVENLKHRLEIENAYLQEELSAEYHFHEIVGQSDAIKGIVRRIGLVAPTDANVLVTGESGTGKELIARAIHQASDRRDRPLIRVNCAAIPKDLFESEFFGHVKGAFTGAFSDRVGRFELADGGTLFLDEVGEIPLEQQGKLLRVLQDQQFERVGENRTRAVNVRVIAATNRDLKAEVQEKHFREDLYFRLNVFPIESVPLRRRIEDIPMLAQEFLERACVRFNRPRLALRVSDVEALKQYHWPGNVRELENVIERQVITADRHLDFDLPGRDASPGPAADEPPPRHSGSQVLTAHELQELEKNNLIRALTATDGRVFGDDGAAAMLGMKPTTLSSRLKKLDINPAGFRAGRE; this is translated from the coding sequence ATGCCAGTTACCGATACCGAAACAACGATTTCTGCTGCTGATGCGCCATCCGGGAACTGGGTAAACCACCTTCCGGAACCGGCATTGTTGGTAGATGCCTCCCTGGACACGGTTCTGGCGGTGAACACGGCCATGGCGAAATTGCTGGGCAGCAGCCGGGGGGCGCTTCTGGGCCAGCCCTGTACCGCTCTCTTCCGGGACCAACGTCCACAGTTGATCGCCTTTACTGAGGAAACCCTGTTTCGCGGTACTGCCTGGAGCCGCGACTTTACGCTTCAGCACCGCAACGGCCGTATTATCGAGCTGGAGATATCAGCAGCCCGTGCCGGCGATGCCGTAGATCAGCAGCTGTTGTTCCTGTTGCGGGACCGTCAGCTACTGAGAACCCTGCGCGAGCGACACGAGGTCAACCATTACCACCGGGGTGGACTCCTGGAATGGCGACGGGTGGCCGAGCTGTTCAAGGACATGGAACGGGAAAACCAACTGATCCTCCATGCGGTGGGGGAAGGCATCTATGGCGTTGACGCCGAAGGTCGCACCACCTTTGTGAACCCCGCGGCCGAGCGCATGCTGGGCTGGCGCGCCGACGAGCTCATGGGCCGCGTCATCCATCGGGTGGTGCATCATTCCCATGAGGATGGCTCACTGTTCCCGCTCAAAGACTGCCCCATCTACGCCGCCTTTCGCGATGGCAGCATCCGCCGCGTCGGCGAGGACTGGTTCTGGCGCAAGGATGGTTCGGGTTTCCCCGTTGAATACACCAGCACGCCCATCATCGACAACGGCCACCCGGTCGGTGCCGTGGTGGTGTTCCGCGACATATCCCCCCGATTGCAGGCGCAGAAGGAACTGCATCAGGCGCTGGAAGAAGTCGAGAACCTCAAGCACCGGCTTGAGATCGAAAATGCTTACCTGCAGGAAGAGCTGAGCGCTGAATACCACTTCCATGAAATCGTCGGGCAGAGTGACGCCATCAAGGGGATTGTCCGTCGCATCGGCCTGGTGGCACCCACCGATGCCAATGTGCTGGTCACCGGTGAGTCCGGCACCGGCAAGGAGCTCATCGCCCGGGCCATTCACCAGGCCAGTGACCGCAGGGACCGGCCGCTGATACGGGTCAACTGCGCCGCCATCCCAAAAGACCTGTTCGAGAGTGAATTCTTCGGCCACGTAAAAGGAGCCTTCACCGGCGCTTTCAGTGACCGGGTTGGCCGTTTCGAGCTGGCCGACGGCGGTACACTCTTCCTCGATGAAGTCGGCGAAATTCCTTTGGAGCAACAGGGCAAGCTGCTTCGGGTGTTGCAGGACCAGCAGTTCGAGCGGGTCGGCGAGAACCGCACCCGGGCCGTCAACGTTCGTGTCATCGCCGCCACCAATCGTGACCTCAAAGCCGAAGTACAGGAAAAACACTTCCGCGAAGATCTCTATTTCCGGCTCAATGTCTTCCCCATCGAATCAGTGCCTTTGCGTCGGCGCATTGAAGACATCCCGATGCTGGCCCAGGAATTCCTGGAAAGGGCCTGCGTGAGGTTCAATCGCCCTCGCCTCGCGTTGCGGGTCAGCGATGTGGAAGCCCTCAAGCAATACCACTGGCCGGGGAATGTCAGGGAACTGGAGAATGTCATCGAAAGGCAGGTGATCACCGCCGACCGTCACCTGGACTTTGACCTGCCGGGCCGGGACGCCTCGCCCGGGCCGGCAGCCGATGAGCCCCCGCCACGCCATTCCGGCTCGCAGGTACTGACGGCGCATGAACTGCAGGAGCTCGAGAAGAACAACCTGATCAGGGCACTTACGGCAACAGACGGACGGGTTTTCGGTGACGATGGTGCGGCGGCCATGCTGGGCATGAAACCCACCACCCTGTCCTCGCGCCTGAAGAAACTGGACATCAACCCGGCCGGTTTCAGGGCGGGCCGGGAATAA
- a CDS encoding ABC transporter substrate-binding protein — translation MTIKSLGNPFDGDQTLIHSKQCGCNDCASAKAGSGAGLTDVPERQVRSGTGPQDSEAMLDRAIESAVVRSVFGHNDHSRRSFMKLMGAGTAAALVSSVFPLDKAKAAVKDSLGKLEKTKLNVGFVPITCATPIIMAHPMGFYERYGLDVTVTKTAGWAVARDKSLAGEYDASHMLTPMPLAMTMGAGSIPEPFIMPAVENINGQAIVLHVDHKDKRDPKQWKGFKFGVPFEYSMHNFLLRYYLAENGIDPDTDVQIRVVPPPEMVANLRAGNLDGYLSPDPFNQRAVWEKVGFIHILTKDIWEGHPCCAFACSQKFATENPNTYGALLRAIIDATQYSNVPENRKEISEAIAPKNYLNQPVPVIQQVLTGRYADGLGEIQNVPDRIDFDPFPWHSMGVWILTQMKRWGYIEGDVDYKGIAEQVYLAGETGKLMEELGYSAPTETYKTHTIMGKTFDPASPEAYARSFAIGRV, via the coding sequence ATGACAATCAAGAGCCTGGGAAATCCATTTGACGGGGACCAGACCCTCATTCATTCCAAGCAGTGCGGCTGTAACGACTGCGCGAGTGCAAAAGCCGGTTCCGGGGCCGGACTGACTGACGTTCCCGAACGGCAGGTCCGGTCGGGCACTGGTCCGCAAGACTCCGAGGCCATGCTGGACCGAGCCATCGAGAGTGCTGTTGTTCGCTCGGTATTCGGTCACAACGACCACAGTCGTCGTAGTTTCATGAAACTGATGGGAGCAGGCACCGCCGCCGCGCTGGTTTCCAGTGTGTTCCCCCTGGACAAGGCCAAGGCGGCCGTCAAAGATTCTCTGGGCAAGCTGGAGAAGACGAAGCTGAACGTTGGCTTTGTCCCGATTACCTGTGCCACACCGATCATCATGGCGCACCCCATGGGGTTCTACGAGCGTTACGGCCTGGATGTCACCGTGACCAAAACCGCCGGCTGGGCCGTGGCCCGGGATAAATCCCTGGCTGGCGAATACGACGCTTCTCACATGCTGACACCCATGCCCCTGGCGATGACCATGGGTGCCGGTTCCATACCCGAGCCTTTCATTATGCCTGCGGTGGAAAACATCAATGGACAGGCAATCGTTCTGCACGTTGACCACAAGGACAAGCGTGATCCCAAACAGTGGAAAGGGTTCAAATTCGGGGTGCCATTCGAGTATTCCATGCACAATTTCCTGTTGCGCTACTACCTCGCCGAGAACGGCATAGACCCGGATACCGACGTTCAGATTCGAGTGGTTCCGCCACCGGAGATGGTTGCCAATCTGCGTGCCGGCAACCTGGACGGCTACCTGTCGCCGGACCCGTTCAACCAGCGTGCGGTCTGGGAGAAAGTGGGTTTCATCCACATACTCACCAAGGATATCTGGGAAGGGCACCCGTGTTGCGCCTTTGCCTGCAGCCAGAAGTTCGCCACTGAAAACCCCAATACCTATGGCGCCCTGCTGCGGGCCATCATTGATGCCACCCAGTACTCCAACGTTCCGGAAAACCGCAAGGAAATTTCCGAAGCCATTGCCCCGAAAAACTACCTCAACCAGCCGGTGCCGGTGATTCAACAGGTGTTGACCGGCCGCTACGCCGATGGCCTGGGCGAAATCCAGAACGTGCCCGACCGTATCGACTTTGACCCCTTCCCCTGGCACTCCATGGGCGTATGGATACTGACGCAGATGAAGCGTTGGGGCTATATCGAGGGTGATGTGGACTACAAAGGCATTGCCGAGCAGGTCTACCTCGCGGGTGAAACCGGCAAGCTGATGGAAGAATTGGGTTACAGCGCTCCGACCGAGACCTACAAAACCCACACCATCATGGGCAAGACCTTTGACCCGGCCAGCCCCGAAGCCTATGCCCGCAGCTTTGCGATCGGGAGGGTATAG
- the ntrB gene encoding nitrate ABC transporter permease, translating into MASLNVRAALLSVSFLILVLGAWEMSTQPPPAQENMSEYEMLMGGADQESRVPPPSAVIRLAWEELSNPFYDAGANDKGIGIQLGYSVYRVLTGYLAAMAIALPIGFLIGMSPLMYKALNPYIQVLRPISPLAWMPLALFIIQDSDASAIFVIFICSIWPMLLNTAFGVANVREDWINVARTHELGHLRTALTVILPAAAPTILTGMRISIGIAWLVIVAAEMLVGGTGIGYYVWNEWNNLDLASVIFSILMIGVVGMLLDLALGKAQRLVEYKE; encoded by the coding sequence ATGGCCTCGCTGAATGTGCGCGCCGCGCTGTTGTCAGTGAGCTTCCTGATCCTGGTGCTGGGCGCCTGGGAAATGTCCACCCAGCCGCCGCCGGCCCAGGAAAACATGAGCGAGTACGAAATGCTCATGGGGGGCGCGGACCAGGAGTCCCGGGTGCCGCCGCCCTCGGCAGTGATCAGGCTGGCCTGGGAGGAACTGTCCAATCCGTTCTATGACGCCGGTGCCAACGACAAGGGTATCGGCATCCAGCTGGGCTACTCCGTGTATCGGGTATTGACCGGGTACCTGGCAGCCATGGCCATCGCCTTGCCGATTGGCTTCCTGATCGGCATGTCACCGCTGATGTACAAGGCACTGAACCCTTACATCCAGGTGCTCAGGCCGATTTCACCCCTGGCATGGATGCCGCTGGCGCTGTTCATTATCCAGGATTCAGATGCCTCCGCGATCTTCGTGATCTTTATCTGCTCCATCTGGCCCATGTTGCTGAACACCGCCTTCGGCGTCGCCAATGTGAGGGAAGACTGGATCAACGTCGCCCGCACTCACGAACTGGGTCACCTGCGTACAGCACTGACGGTTATCCTGCCGGCCGCCGCACCGACCATCCTGACCGGCATGCGGATTTCCATCGGCATCGCCTGGCTGGTCATTGTGGCCGCGGAAATGCTCGTGGGCGGCACCGGTATTGGCTACTACGTCTGGAACGAGTGGAACAACCTGGACCTGGCCAGTGTGATCTTCTCCATTCTGATGATCGGCGTGGTGGGCATGCTGCTGGACCTGGCCCTGGGGAAGGCTCAGCGCCTGGTGGAGTACAAAGAGTGA